From the Elstera cyanobacteriorum genome, one window contains:
- the hemP gene encoding hemin uptake protein HemP, which translates to MSNLAPAPSSAPSARPVPGDLPMLNSRDLFTTQREVLIQHGTEHYRLRLTSTNKLILTK; encoded by the coding sequence ATGTCTAACCTTGCCCCCGCCCCATCCTCGGCCCCATCCGCCCGGCCGGTTCCGGGCGATTTGCCGATGCTGAATAGCCGCGATCTGTTTACGACCCAGCGTGAAGTGCTGATCCAACATGGCACCGAGCATTACCGCCTGCGCCTGACCTCCACGAATAAGCTGATCCTGACCAAGTAA